The Athene noctua chromosome 16, bAthNoc1.hap1.1, whole genome shotgun sequence genomic interval GCCGGcggctctccctccctctctcctctcctctgcccccTGTGCCCGCGGGTGCCGCCGCCCgccgtgtgcccccccccgggtctGGGCTGCCGCCGCTGCCCGACAGCCCCCCGCTGACGGCCGCCCCCCTTCTCCCCCCGCTTTGTGCTTTCCAGGACCGGCACGATGGGAGCAGCAACGGGAACCCGCGGCTCCCGCACCTCTCGGCGGTCAGCCAGCACCTGTACAGCCCGGCTCCGCCGCTCTCCCACTCGGGCGCCTCCGACTTCCAGCCCCCCTACTTCCCCCCCCCGTACCAGCCGCTGCCTTACTCCCAGTCCAGCGACCCCTACTCCCACCTCGGGGACCCCTTCTCCATCAACCCGCTCcaccagccgccgccgccgccccccagccagcagcagagcgCCTGGCCCAACCGGCAGAGCCAGGACCCGGCCGGCCTCGCCCCCCACGGCCGCCCCGGCCTCGTCCCCCACCTCTCGGCGCTGGAGAGCGGCTCCGCCGGCGGCCGCAGGGAAACGTACCGCCGCTCCgagctcctcctgccccacggcCACGGCCTGGACGCCTCCGCGCTGGCCGATAACCTGGGCCTGCACGACATGGCTCACCAGATGGAGGAGGTGCAGGTAAGGCCCCCCCGCCCGtccccggagcccccccgcgcGTCGCGGCAGGCGGGGGACAGGCGCTCCGCTGCGTCCCCTGCCGCACATCCCCGCTTCACTTGCCCCGTCCGTGGAGCGGAACGCGCCTTTTTGCCCCTTCTGCCCTTAAAAAAGGGGGTGCGCGGGGAGGGGGTGGGTTTCCCGAAAGGCCCTGGCCCCTTCCCTCTCGGCTTTTCAAGGTGCGAAactttctcccctttctctttccaGAATGTGGAAGATCAACACTTATTAATGCATGACCAGACGGTCATTAGAAAAGGTCAGTAAGGTGGCACTGCAGTTTACTTTCCCTTGTCAATAGTTAAAGTTTAATAACGACGCACCGGTGAATTGACGCCTTATTATCTTTTAAAAGACGGATCCTTTCGGATGGGGAGGGCGGAGGAGTTTTTATGACATTCTCCGTCGCTGCATTTTTCTAACGCCATCCGAGGGAAGGTGGTGGCGGGGACAaacccccggggctgccccggcccggcggcgagTCCGGGCTGCGAGACTCCtccgggggccgccgccggcccctgCTCGCGGGGGGCTCTAATCGAAACCAGGACCTTGGACTGGAACTGATGCTGCCCTGGAACACGCGTGTGTAAAGTGACACGGGGAGCTTTTTTTTGTGtagggttgtttttgtttgtttttttttttgttgggtttggttttgttgttgttgttgctagcACTCGAAGAACAGTTTgggttcttttttccttcaactTCTTTATAAGATTTGAGAAGGGAACGAGTTTACTGGCATAAAAGCCTGCTCCGCTCTATCTTAATCGAAATGGTTCTGTAGCTGAGCTTTTAAGGAAGGAGAAAGACGTATTGAGTCAATTTACAGtcatttagggattttttttccctgcttttgtttttaaacaaatttgtgcttaaaaaaaaaaaaaaatcagtggaagttTCCTCTGAAGACTTCAAACAAATACCTaactgaggaaaagcagaagtgtTTGTCAGAGCGCTGATTACTGCCTTTAGCTCATGAGAGAATAATTTCGCTGTCAGATGCACCACTGAAAAATCTTTCCCCCTCCGGGGAGCGGGACCGACCTCGGCTCTTTAACCCTTTCCGATcggtgctgtgagccggcagcaCACCACTGGGGGTTAACTGGGTGGATTCGCAAGGGAATGGAAAAGCTGGATCTGCGGTTTGCTGCTTGCAAAGCCTTTGTTGTCCCTATTCACCTAAAGGCTGAAGCCATTAACGAGCAACGTTTTACTTTCGGTTCTCTTCTGGGCTGCATCCCTCCCTCTGTTGTACTGTCTGAATTTGTTGGGATTAAATTCCAAAGGCGGTTTCTTAAATCCGCGTGTGCGAGGTGGAAGATGAaccccaggaggagctgggaggcGGCTTCTCTCTGCCCCGGCTCAGAAAGTTTTTGGCAGTAGCTGAAGGATGCTAATTTGGAGTCTGTAGTTGTATCGGGCTTTTTATAAGCATGGATTTGCTAATTTGCAGCATGCTGATTCAGAGATGTGTTTTTTTGTTCgttttttaaaagtattcttaGTTGTGTTCGGCAGCTCCTTGAAATTTAGTGTGGCAAAAGAAAGCTGTTCAGGAATAGTTGTGGGTATCTCTTGCTTGCAGCCCAGCCCTGTGTTGCAGAGAGATGCTGGGGACTGAGGTCAGTGGTGTGAGCATTTAATGCAAAACGAAATCCTGTCTCccggtctttttttttttttttttgtagaaaggaAATTCACTTGCCACttcctatttatttttcccttttatgaaATACctgctttccctcctcctcccgcagGTCCCATTTCCTTAACGAAAAACAGTGCTCTGAGTCTCCCCTGCCAAAAGGATGGATTAATTGGAGTGGTCATAAACCCCAATGAAGTGTTTTGTTCGGTTCCGGGGAGACTTTCCCTCCTCAGCTCCACGTCGAAATACAAAGTGACAGTAGCAGAGGTGCAGAGGCGGCTCTCACCCCCCGAGTGTCTCAATGCCTCTTTGCTAGGAGGAGTACTCAGAAGGTAGGCTGCGACTCCCTTTGCATCGTGTCTGTtgtttgtgattattttttattgtgcttgtgtgtgtgtgcaggcagatTAGCATAGCGAGGAGCTAAGAAAGCTTTTTAgcaaatttctgatttttaagaaGCCCGACAACACTGAATCCTGATAGGCTTTGGAAATAAAACTTCTTTGCACTTCTGCTACTTCTCGAGAAGTGCTATTAACAGCTCTGACAGTAATTCTTATTCTCTGTTtaaagttgggatttttttgtttcaaaaacgGCTCATGGGGCTTTCTTACTCCTGTGACAAACTTACCCCATGGAATGATTTTTGGATTAAATCTTGTGGTCTTGATTAATCATTTCAAGGATACTTTATATGCCCTTCTTTACATACACTTAATTCAGCTTGTGATCATTCTACAGCTGTTGGTTTTGATTGTGCAgtttgaaacattttgattttgacCTCTGCTGTTTTTCATCCTGGCTGGTTTGTAGTAGAGCATTTAAAAAGTAGGTCACTTGAAAAGAGCCTGGTttttatctccccccccccccccccagtagaGAACCCTATTGAATGTCAGTAACTGGAATTTCtcatctttaaaaagaagtgtTCCCTGAAGATAAATAaggccatttatttttttctttttaattacagagCCAAATCTAAAAATGGTGGCAGATCATTAAGGGAAAAACTGGATAAAATTGGCTTGAATCTTCCTGCTGGTAGAAGGAAAGCTGCAAATGTGACGCTATTGACATCTTTGGTGGAAGGTCAGTCTTGAATGtctcttaaaaataaacttttttttttttccctttgtgtacAAGCTTTTAGCCTCTAGGCAAAGCACGGAAAGGCTAGAAAGTCCCTGAACATAATAGAgaggttttttgttggtttttaagtGAGTATGATGGGGACATTGCAGCAACTAACAGTCGTGTTGCCTTTGAGGGGCTcctctcccctttttctcccttcaaaTCCGATCCTTAAGCCCTTGTCCTCAGAGCACTACCCACACAAACCCAGCTAATACCCCTCTACCTCGGGGCTGCATCgcagggatgctggcagggatGCAGGAACTTCTACATGCCAAGATGTTCAAAATGCACATTTGTCCAGTGTGTATTTCTTGAGGGGGTGggttcttttgggttttgtaaGGGCGtgtgcagggacaggcagggaaggcAAAAAGGGTGAAACTCATCACATGAGTGGGCTTGGTTCCTTACTGGAAAACTTTCAAAGTCTGGGGCAGCTGACTCCAATGCCTGCCCTACCTCAGCGGTATCCTCAGAAGCTTTTCTAATAAACAAGCATATAAAGTGAGATTTATAGCTTTTGACTTCCTGATAGGAAACTGGAGCCCCTTTAATCTGTAGCGTGTTATGTGGACCCCTCTATCAGCTAAGCTGACTTGAagggtgtgtatatatatgtatgtgtgtggttATGTTTTGTGTTTCCGTTTAAAGCAGCTCCTGGTAGTGGTACAATTTAATAGGAATAGAAACAGCAGTGGAAAAGTGAAAAATGATCTAACAGTAGCTTACTGCTGTTTCACTTCTACATCAGCTCAAGTAATACAGTCACTTCATTTAAAACCTTTATTTGTAAGTGGAGTTTAAGATAGTTTatgcatgtgcacatgcacacgTGTACATATACAGGTCATGTACATGACACTGATCATGCCAATTCACTTTTTTAAGCCTGATCAGACTGccttaatgaaaaaaagaaacgGCCTAGTTATGTACCATACAATCttattttctgtatgaaaatgCTTATTAGAAAGTATTTAGAAAACACACTAAGCTGATAAACCCTTTAAGTGGAATTTAGTTGCcaggtttttttagtgtttttgGACAGTTTCATCTAGACTGAATTCTAATCTTTGCTGCACAGTTAATCTGGATAGAGACAAGAGTTTTTCTTTCTAGTGTAAAGGCAAGAATTGTTTTTTGTAGTAGTCACCATGTAGGTCTTTTTTTCTTGATGCAAGCTTACAAAGCAACGTTGATTTATTAATTAGAAGATGCTAATGAGTGGTATAGTGGTAACATAGCAGTGTCCCTTTCTGAAACAGGAATACACTTGAAAAATTCACAGCACCTTCCCTGATCTCCTTATAAATAGATACTTCTACATTGAATAAGCGTTCCCTTTTACTCACGGCAGGTGAAGCTGTACATCTTGCTCGTGACTTTGGTTATGTATGCGAGACAGAGTTTCCTTCCAAAGCAGTGGCTGAATATTTAACTCGACCACACATGGGCCGCAATGAAATGGCAAACAGGAAGAATATGCTTCTTGCTGCAAAGTAAGTTTTGGGCTtggattttcccttttttctttttaaagatgccTTTGTCTGACCATGAGTATCTGTGACTGTGGACAGTTGGTATGTTTTCATGTGTAATTTTAATCAGGGAGGTGAAGCAATccttttttatttggttttggtttgaatTCAACTATGGCAGCAGTTATTTCAGTCTgaaccaataataataataacaacaacaaccaccactGTCACCCCGTATGATGACTCTAAAGCCTTAATTGTAgtaaaaacttctgaaaaagttCTATAGTGGGACAGTTATATCTCTTAAGCAAAAGATGTCTTTAGGTCTGACAGGGTTGAGAACCCAGAGGGCAGATGTGGCTGGGGAATGTGAACCAGTGTCGGGACTGGGAGCAGGAGATGGTTAACCACCTCTGCATACGTGCGGCCCAGAGGGACACCTCGGGGAGAGTTACTGAGGATGTGCAGGGTGCAAGGGAAGCTCTGCTGCCATGTCCTTGTAACAGCTTCACTGCTTTTGGCAATAGCAGCACGCAGGTTTCCCCCATGGGACGCTAGGAGTCAAGAACTGTGGATAGTCCCTTTTTGTAATTATGGCTGCAGATTTTTGTAGTTCAGTGGCAGCCAACCTTTGAAAGATGTGAAAAGTCCCTGTACTTAAGTAAATTCCTCTTACAAACTTTGATGACCAGGGGAAGGAAGGGTAAAGGAGAGAAGCTTTGTTTGTTACGGCTGTTCTGCAGCCTCTTGTACCTTAAGTACAGCACATAGTGAACTGGCCTCTGGTAGGAAGTATCTCCATTGAGTTATGCTTAAACCAGTAGTTGGAGTGCTTGCTCCCCCTTTACCCCCACCCTGGCCTTCCCAGGCTGAGGTTTAACAAATCCTCCAGTTCATGATCCGTTCTGGTCTGGtctgttttctggtttggggtCCATGTAATTCCTTGCTTTTGAAAGCACTCTCGCTCTGCAGAGGATTTGAGAAGCCTGCTTAAACTGCTGAGAAGAGTTGCCCTGACTTTGGGCTCAGATCTTGCGTGCAAAACACACTCCTCCTGTTGCTGAATTAATCCAGCCTTCCAGAAAAAGAGACCTTTTTTTACAAGAATATCTCTCTTATAAATTTAGAATAGTTGCTCTTTCCTAGAGCTTAAACCTTATGTTTTTTACTGAGCACTACTCctgcttttcagtattttcattactGGTACTGTTATTGTCACTAATAACAGTAATCTTACGGAAAATGTTTGTGATTGAGAAATTCTGATAAAGTGGTGATTCTGTTAAGATTGCTCAGCTCCTGTGAAATCCCATCAAGGGGACAGATTTACAAGTAGCAAACAACATATGCTTGAGCATTATTAACCGTTCATGTTTTGCCAGGCATATGTGTTAGCGTTTGCAGGATCAGAGCCTAGGTCTCTCTTAAAGAGGGCATATACATATAATGCACGACTAAACTGAATCTCCTATTCAGCTGGTTTAGTATTTCTAAATCATTTAACTGCAGCTGTGGAAGTTCTCATAGAAACTAGCCCTAGattcccactccccccccccccccccccttaaactCTAGAGCAAATGATGCAGACCCAGACAGATACCAGAGGTGGAGAGAGTATTTTGCAGAGTGTGTATGTGTTTTTGTGACAGATAGGACAAAATTCATCAGAAACTAGTGCTAATAAATAGGCTTTAATTTTagacagtgctgctgctggagtaATGAATTTCTGAACGCTCTTAATTCCCCACATAACTGCCAGATATTTGATACAGACTTtctctgttatttatttatttacttttgcatAAATTCCCACCATGGTGTAAAGTGTGATCACTTTGTGTCTTGCAGGCAGATTTGTAAGGAATTCACAGACCTCCTCACTCAGGACAGAACTCCTCTTGGAAACACGAGACCTAGTCCCATCTTGGACCCTGGCATCCAGGGCTGTTTGACTCATTTTAGTCTGATCACACATGGCTTTGGGAGTGCTGCCATCTGCGCTGCCATGACATCCGTCCAGAACTACCTAAATGAAGCATTAAAAATAGCAGACAAAACATACATGAACGCTGGCGACCAGAGCCCTGCAGAAACCAACAAAACCATTGATAAAATGGATAAGCACAGGAAGTAAAAGGAGAGAAACCAGACTTTAAACTCTTCCTCCTAAACACAGACTGGGATCTTCTTGCCAGGGGGAACATAGAGATTTGGgttcttgttcttttttgttgttgttgttctttttttttttttttttttttttaaagaaaggaggggaaaaaaggaaaaaaaatcagtcattcaGGATCTTCACTCCCCCTGGATCCATGAGACAAGTCTTTCTAAAAGCTGCAGTATCCCTTATCTGTGGAAACAATTACTCAGAAGATAAGTACTTGGTACAAGTGTATTGAAATCCTTTGCTGTAAAAGTGGTGCTATAAAGGGTTTTTGATGGAAATATATAAAGAGATATATTTAGATTTCTCTTCAACATCTAAGTATCTAGTGGTGACCAGCTTCATGTATAGTTTTTAAGATACAGATTTTAGATGGAAGCCTGTTTGTTATCCAATACTATTTCAGGGTTTTATTCTCTCTAAATGCAGCAGTAACAATAAAGCAGTATTAAACAATGGTATATAAATTTATgttcattaaattttttttttataaacacctGAAAACAGTTAAGATTATTCTGCGGgttgtgttttttat includes:
- the TFAP2C gene encoding transcription factor AP-2 gamma isoform X1, whose translation is MALLGRIDWQDRHDGSSNGNPRLPHLSAVSQHLYSPAPPLSHSGASDFQPPYFPPPYQPLPYSQSSDPYSHLGDPFSINPLHQPPPPPPSQQQSAWPNRQSQDPAGLAPHGRPGLVPHLSALESGSAGGRRETYRRSELLLPHGHGLDASALADNLGLHDMAHQMEEVQNVEDQHLLMHDQTVIRKGPISLTKNSALSLPCQKDGLIGVVINPNEVFCSVPGRLSLLSSTSKYKVTVAEVQRRLSPPECLNASLLGGVLRRAKSKNGGRSLREKLDKIGLNLPAGRRKAANVTLLTSLVEGEAVHLARDFGYVCETEFPSKAVAEYLTRPHMGRNEMANRKNMLLAAKQICKEFTDLLTQDRTPLGNTRPSPILDPGIQGCLTHFSLITHGFGSAAICAAMTSVQNYLNEALKIADKTYMNAGDQSPAETNKTIDKMDKHRK
- the TFAP2C gene encoding transcription factor AP-2 gamma isoform X2 produces the protein MLWKLADNVKYEEDCEDRHDGSSNGNPRLPHLSAVSQHLYSPAPPLSHSGASDFQPPYFPPPYQPLPYSQSSDPYSHLGDPFSINPLHQPPPPPPSQQQSAWPNRQSQDPAGLAPHGRPGLVPHLSALESGSAGGRRETYRRSELLLPHGHGLDASALADNLGLHDMAHQMEEVQNVEDQHLLMHDQTVIRKGPISLTKNSALSLPCQKDGLIGVVINPNEVFCSVPGRLSLLSSTSKYKVTVAEVQRRLSPPECLNASLLGGVLRRAKSKNGGRSLREKLDKIGLNLPAGRRKAANVTLLTSLVEGEAVHLARDFGYVCETEFPSKAVAEYLTRPHMGRNEMANRKNMLLAAKQICKEFTDLLTQDRTPLGNTRPSPILDPGIQGCLTHFSLITHGFGSAAICAAMTSVQNYLNEALKIADKTYMNAGDQSPAETNKTIDKMDKHRK